A stretch of Planctomycetota bacterium DNA encodes these proteins:
- a CDS encoding NPCBM/NEW2 domain-containing protein, whose translation MCQRLVYMLFTAAVVLGVPLAVACQAAETVRLSALDLSKMSAGWGEPRVDRNCTEKPMAIAGRKFECGVGTHAESALHVRLDGKTERFTAWVGVDDSAGGNGSVEFQVYGDGNKLSDSGVMKGGQDAKRVDVDLKGVKHLVLLVTSAGGNTQFDHADWAEAEFQVAGAKPEAIDAPQFHEERIILTPKPGPEPRISGPEVNGCRPGRPFLYRIPCTGTRPLVFAAEGLPASLRLDSATGIITGKAPEECGKYAVTLKAKNETGTDARGFTIVVGDTLALTPPMGWNHWYTWYTQITDEHVRKAADAMIASGMADVGYQYVNLDDCWMVKSGSDAPPRDDQGRMRPNENFLNMKALADYVHAKGLKVGLYTSPGPATCARYEGSYKHEEIDAKTYAEWGFDFLKYDWCSYGGVAKRDNLGEGLDRLQRPYRQMGDILKTLPRDIVFNLCQYGMGNVWEWGAEVGGNCWRTTGDLGLRQGGQLPGCFHIGLENARHWEHARPGAWNDPDYILIGYVGNARKMSAPPQMTPLTPNEQYAYMAMWCLMASPLIYSGDITRLDDFTLNVLCNTEVIAVDQDPLGKQARPLVQTSDDLVLAKPMADGSLAVGLFNFAEVAREMTVTWGQLNLTGPQRVRDLWRQKDLDEADGRFSAQVTRHGVMLVRMWPKP comes from the coding sequence ATGTGCCAACGACTTGTTTACATGCTGTTCACTGCGGCGGTGGTCCTCGGCGTCCCCCTGGCGGTGGCTTGTCAGGCGGCCGAGACGGTCCGGTTGTCGGCCCTGGACCTCTCGAAGATGTCGGCCGGCTGGGGCGAGCCCCGGGTCGACCGCAATTGCACCGAGAAGCCGATGGCCATCGCCGGCCGCAAGTTCGAGTGCGGCGTGGGGACCCACGCCGAATCGGCCCTCCATGTTCGTCTCGACGGCAAGACCGAACGTTTCACGGCCTGGGTGGGCGTGGATGATTCGGCCGGCGGCAACGGCTCGGTCGAGTTCCAGGTGTACGGCGACGGCAACAAATTGTCCGACAGCGGTGTGATGAAGGGCGGCCAGGACGCCAAGCGCGTGGATGTGGACCTCAAGGGCGTCAAGCACCTTGTGTTGCTCGTGACATCGGCCGGCGGCAACACCCAGTTCGACCACGCCGACTGGGCTGAAGCCGAGTTCCAGGTCGCCGGCGCAAAGCCCGAAGCCATCGACGCCCCGCAGTTCCACGAGGAGCGGATCATCCTGACGCCGAAGCCCGGTCCCGAGCCACGCATCAGCGGGCCGGAGGTGAACGGCTGCCGGCCCGGCCGGCCGTTCCTCTACCGTATTCCGTGCACGGGCACGCGGCCTCTAGTCTTTGCGGCCGAGGGCCTGCCGGCGTCGCTCCGCCTCGACTCGGCCACGGGCATCATTACCGGCAAGGCGCCGGAGGAGTGCGGCAAATACGCTGTCACGCTGAAGGCGAAAAACGAGACCGGGACCGATGCCCGCGGCTTCACGATTGTCGTCGGCGACACGCTCGCCCTCACCCCGCCGATGGGCTGGAACCACTGGTACACGTGGTACACGCAAATCACGGACGAGCACGTGCGGAAGGCGGCCGACGCCATGATCGCGTCCGGCATGGCCGACGTCGGATACCAGTACGTCAACCTCGACGATTGCTGGATGGTCAAGTCCGGCTCCGACGCGCCGCCGCGCGACGACCAGGGGCGGATGCGGCCGAACGAGAACTTCCTGAACATGAAGGCCCTGGCCGATTACGTGCACGCCAAGGGCCTGAAGGTGGGCCTCTATACCTCGCCGGGGCCGGCCACGTGCGCGAGGTATGAGGGCTCGTACAAGCACGAGGAGATCGACGCCAAAACGTATGCCGAGTGGGGCTTCGACTTCCTCAAGTACGACTGGTGCTCGTACGGCGGCGTGGCCAAAAGGGATAACCTGGGCGAGGGGCTCGATCGGCTCCAACGTCCGTATCGCCAGATGGGCGACATCCTGAAGACCCTCCCCCGCGACATCGTTTTCAACCTCTGCCAGTACGGCATGGGCAACGTGTGGGAGTGGGGGGCCGAGGTGGGCGGGAACTGCTGGCGGACCACGGGTGACCTCGGCCTGCGTCAGGGCGGCCAGTTGCCAGGGTGTTTTCACATCGGCCTGGAGAACGCCCGGCACTGGGAACACGCCCGCCCCGGAGCGTGGAACGACCCGGATTACATCCTCATCGGGTACGTGGGGAACGCCCGTAAAATGAGCGCACCGCCGCAGATGACCCCGCTGACGCCCAACGAACAGTACGCCTACATGGCGATGTGGTGCCTGATGGCCTCCCCGCTTATCTACTCCGGCGACATAACCCGCCTCGACGATTTCACGCTGAATGTCCTTTGCAACACCGAGGTCATCGCGGTGGACCAGGACCCGCTGGGCAAACAGGCCCGGCCCCTTGTGCAGACGAGCGACGACCTGGTCCTGGCGAAGCCGATGGCCGATGGCAGCCTGGCTGTCGGCCTCTTCAACTTCGCCGAGGTCGCCCGCGAGATGACCGTCACGTGGGGGCAGTTGAACCTGACGGGCCCGCAGCGCGTCCGCGACCTCTGGCGGCAGAAAGATCTCGATGAGGCCGACGGACGGTTCTCGGCCCAGGTGACCCGCCACGGCGTTATGCTCGTCCGCATGTGGCCAAAGCCGTGA
- a CDS encoding Gfo/Idh/MocA family oxidoreductase codes for MSRGTNRRDFLKTGALAGAGLVVLKSGILEAGQSPNDKLGMAVIGVGGRGGANLGDVKGERIVALCDVNENNLKKAAQQFPEAKTYVDWRQCLDQKDIDAVVCSTTDHTHAFISIWAMNRGKHVYCEKPLANSVHEARTVRETYLKNKNKLATQMGTQIHASDNFRRMVELVRGGAIGTPEDARVWCSRVPKGGEYLPAAGDPPPHLHWDLWIGPSPMHPYNPEYLGGCLAWNRFWDFGSGQIGDMGSHMMDMAYWALDLRDPTTCKAEGTPVSPDTCPEWLTAEWDHPANGWRPAVKVYWYDGGKKPGVPSKVFNRDELFKGVIFKGDKGYLLCDYDYRILMPTGDLTSFQPATKDTLIPPSKGHHAEWIEAAKTDRKTLCNFDYAGALIEHNLLALAACRVGKPLQWDAANLKAPNCPEANAFIQKTYREGWVLNG; via the coding sequence ATGAGCCGTGGCACGAATCGCCGCGATTTCCTCAAGACGGGCGCCCTGGCCGGCGCGGGCTTGGTGGTGCTGAAGTCCGGAATCCTGGAGGCGGGCCAGTCGCCCAATGACAAACTGGGCATGGCCGTCATCGGCGTCGGCGGGCGCGGCGGGGCCAACCTGGGGGATGTCAAGGGCGAACGGATCGTGGCCCTGTGCGACGTGAACGAGAACAACCTCAAGAAGGCCGCTCAGCAATTCCCCGAGGCCAAGACGTACGTCGACTGGCGGCAGTGCCTCGACCAGAAGGACATCGACGCCGTCGTCTGCTCGACCACCGACCACACTCACGCTTTCATCAGCATCTGGGCGATGAACCGCGGCAAGCACGTCTACTGCGAAAAGCCGCTCGCCAACTCGGTCCACGAGGCGCGCACCGTGCGCGAGACGTACCTGAAGAACAAGAACAAACTGGCCACCCAGATGGGCACGCAGATCCACGCCTCGGACAACTTTCGGCGGATGGTCGAACTGGTGCGCGGCGGTGCGATCGGCACGCCGGAGGATGCCCGCGTCTGGTGCAGCCGCGTGCCCAAGGGAGGCGAATATCTGCCGGCGGCCGGCGACCCTCCGCCGCACCTCCACTGGGACCTGTGGATCGGCCCCTCGCCCATGCATCCCTACAACCCGGAGTACCTGGGCGGGTGCCTGGCGTGGAACCGGTTCTGGGACTTCGGCAGCGGGCAGATCGGTGACATGGGCAGCCACATGATGGACATGGCCTACTGGGCCCTCGACCTGCGCGACCCCACGACCTGCAAGGCCGAGGGCACACCCGTCAGCCCCGACACGTGTCCGGAGTGGCTGACGGCCGAGTGGGACCACCCGGCCAACGGGTGGCGGCCCGCCGTCAAGGTCTATTGGTACGACGGCGGCAAGAAGCCCGGCGTTCCCTCGAAGGTCTTCAACCGCGACGAGTTGTTCAAGGGCGTCATCTTCAAGGGCGACAAGGGATATCTCCTCTGCGACTACGACTACCGGATCCTCATGCCCACGGGCGACTTGACCTCCTTCCAGCCTGCCACGAAGGACACCCTCATCCCGCCCTCCAAGGGCCATCACGCCGAATGGATCGAGGCCGCGAAGACCGACCGAAAGACCCTCTGCAACTTCGACTATGCCGGCGCCCTGATCGAGCACAACCTCCTGGCGCTGGCGGCCTGCCGCGTCGGAAAGCCGCTCCAGTGGGACGCCGCCAACCTGAAGGCCCCCAACTGCCCCGAGGCGAACGCGTTCATCCAGAAGACCTACCGCGAAGGCTGGGTCCTGAACGGCTAA